GCTGCCTTTAGAAATAAAAATATTGGTTTCGTTTTTCAATTTCACTATTTGCTCCAGGGATTTACATCCGTTGAAAATGTCATGCTGCCTGGTTTAATCAGTGGTAAATCTAAAAAAACTATTGAAAAACATGCAGTAAATATGCTTGAAAGAGTAGGACTTGGTGCCCGAATCGAATACAGGGTAGAAGACCTGTCCGGTGGCGAGCAGCAGCGGGTGGCCATTGCAAGGGCGCTTGTTATGGCACCGGCCCTATTATTGGCTGATGAACCCACCGGTAATCTCGATCAAAAGAACAGTCACGCGGTTCACCAGCTGTTAAAAGAACTTAACAAGGAAATGGGCATGACGATTATCGTGGTCACCCATAATTCAGAACTATCCGGTTTAATGGACAGAAGAGTAACGTTGAAAGACGGAAAAATCGTACCGGTTTAAAATAATATATATTTATTTAAGATAAATTGCTTAGGACTATCTATGAGAAAATTTAAGTTTAGTGTATTGCTTGCAGCTTTTTTCTATGTTTTAGGAACAGGCGTTGTGTCTGCCGAAGAGCAAGTCGCAGTAGCATTATTCCCCTTTCATGTCCAGGCAGAGCAGCCCGATGAAAAAATTGTGGCGGCCGTGTCAAAAATGCTGAAGGAAAAACTTGAAAAAGACGGTGCGAAAGTTGTTATCACAGACATCTTTGTTGATACAACTGACTGGGGCTATGACCAATTCCACCAGGAGGGTATTCGCTTAGGTGTTGACTGGATCATTACCGGCGATATTTTCATAGCCGGACAGGCGTTGAGTATTGATTCACAAATGCACAATGTATATGAAAAACAGGCGCCGTTAACTTTTTTTTCACAATCTCCAAGCCTATCCGAATTGTATGCAGGCATCACCTCACTTGAAAAAAGTATTATCGGCGAACTGTTTGAGCAGAAAATTATTTCAGCCATAAGCATCAAAGGTAATGTACGTGTTGATTCCGATGCCATCCAAAGGGTGATCTCATCTAAGGTCGGCGATCTTTTAACCGGCACCAGTCTAAATAATGATCTGAACAGCGTTTATAAAATGGGGTATTTTGATGATGTAGTCGTTAAAAAACAGAACATGGATAGAGGGGTCGAGGTTATTTTTGAAGTCCGGGAAAAACCCAGTGTCCGAAATATCCGCTTTGAAAACAATAATATCTATGAGGATAAGGAATTATTTGAGGTGGTCGCTACCTCCACCGGATCTATTCTCAATGCATATAAGCTG
This window of the uncultured Desulfobacter sp. genome carries:
- a CDS encoding ABC transporter ATP-binding protein — its product is MGEPPPLIQLNGVSRSFVSKTTSLDILYKADISIQQGETIAVVGASGIGKSTLLNIIGTLDRPDEGNQRFGGEDILKYNDEKLAAFRNKNIGFVFQFHYLLQGFTSVENVMLPGLISGKSKKTIEKHAVNMLERVGLGARIEYRVEDLSGGEQQRVAIARALVMAPALLLADEPTGNLDQKNSHAVHQLLKELNKEMGMTIIVVTHNSELSGLMDRRVTLKDGKIVPV